From one Coffea eugenioides isolate CCC68of chromosome 11, Ceug_1.0, whole genome shotgun sequence genomic stretch:
- the LOC113754277 gene encoding protein DETOXIFICATION 14-like, translating into MEDGLLVKEVEVKRERLAWGAVGEEMKKLCYIAGPMVAVTLSHFLLQVISLTMVGHLGELSLSSFAIAISVCGVTGFSFMLGMSCALETLCGQAYGAQQYQKLGTQTYTAIFCLLIVCIPISILWIYLAKILILIGQDPLISQEAGKFAMWLIPTLFGYATFHPIVRYYQMQSQIFPLLMSSVISISFHVLVSWVLVYKSGLESRGGALAMGASIWVNVTILVLYMYYSSSCAKTRAPISREIFHGVREFFRFAIPSAVMICLEWWSYEVLILSSGLLPNPQLETSVLTVCLNTFITLYSIPYGLGAAVSTRVSNQLGAGNPEGARISVISVMLLAVIENIIVNSSLYGSRHVFGYVFSSDKEVVDYVTTMAPFLCLSVLMDSIQGTLAGVQRGSGRQHIGAYINLAAFYLVGIPIALTLTFVVKLRGRGLWIGILSGAFLQSSLLAIVTICTNWEKEARNARERLFHKKFSAEDAVM; encoded by the exons ATGGAAGACGGGTTGTTGGTGAAAGAGGTAGAAGTGAAGCGAGAAAGGCTAGCATGGGGTGCTGTAggcgaagaaatgaagaaactGTGCTACATAGCAGGACCTATGGTGGCTGTGACTCTATCCCATTTCTTGCTCCAAGTTATATCTTTGACGATGGTTGGACATTTGGGTGAACTTTCACTTTCTAGCTTCGCCATAGCCATTTCTGTCTGCGGTGTTACTGGCTTCAGTTTTATG TTAGGAATGTCATGTGCTCTGGAGACTCTATGTGGGCAAGCTTATGGAGCTCAACAATACCAGAAACTTGGAACACAGACCTATACTGCTATCTTTTGTCTTCTCATTGTTTGTATCCCTATCTCAATTCTGTGGATATACTTGGCAAAGATACTTATTTTGATTGGACAAGATCCTCTGATTTCACAAGAAGCTGGAAAATTTGCCATGTGGCTTATCCCTACTCTCTTTGGCTATGCAACTTTTCACCCAATTGTCCGATACTATCAAATGCAAAGTCAGATCTTTCCCCTGCTCATGAGTTCCGTCATTTCAATTTCCTTCCACGTACTCGTTTCCTGGGTGCTGGTATATAAGTCTGGATTGGAAAGCCGTGGAGGTGCATTAGCTATGGGCGCGTCAATCTGGGTAAATGTGACTATTCTCGTTTTGTACATGTACTACTCTTCCTCCTGTGCAAAAACCCGTGCTCCAATTTCAAGGGAGATATTCCACGGAGTGAGAGAATTTTTCCGCTTTGCAATTCCTTCCGCTGTCATGATTTG TCTAGAATGGTGGTCATATGAGGTTCTCATATTGTCATCAGGCCTTCTGCCAAACCCGCAGCTTGAAACTTCAGTCCTGACTGTATG CCTCAACACCTTTATAACACTCTATTCAATACCATATGGACTTGGTGCTGCTGTGAG CACTAGAGTTTCAAATCAGTTAGGAGCAGGGAACCCAGAAGGTGCTCGAATTTCTGTAATTAGTGTGATGCTTCTTGCTGTCATAGAAAACATAATAGTAAATTCATCCCTTTATGGTAGCCGGCATGTATTTGGCTATGTCTTTAGCAGTGACAAGGAAGTTGTTGACTATGTCACAACTATGGCCCCCTTTCTTTGTCTATCTGTTTTAATGGATAGTATACAAGGAACCCTTGCAG GTGTTCAAAGAGGAAGTGGCAGGCAGCACATAGGAGCTTATATCAATCTTGCTGCATTTTATCTTGTTGGAATCCCTATTGCTCTTACATTAACTTTTGTGGTAAAGTTAAGAGGGAGAGGTCTTTGGATTGGAATCCTATCCGGTGCTTTTCTGCAAAGTTCACTTCTCGCCATAGTAACAATCTGCACAAATTGGGAAAAAGAG GCAAGAAATGCACGAGAGAGGTTGTTCCATAAAAAGTTTTCAGCTGAAGATGCGGTAATGTGA
- the LOC113751805 gene encoding uncharacterized protein LOC113751805, producing the protein MGSEGQREQLNHALIGYLNTVHETLQVLDQTAASSSEKVSWNEVIQMGEQLSKQATMVGMLWNGEKVEVKALEENMAAYFNILQGLLLLSHGSTVGAGPTLASCIHASVKQVVDCSFMLMKESVSSYGSSIKTQNLSIPQLVGTVWESCSALKKTPSTNVTAIGRAMTQVTVSIKDVLREMKELKAASSDLEEEFKDKASEEAESKLESDDSDADDLGNDLSPEEMKIAQLSTAVVSETLAVVNKLIRAIIGLLKQENQGAFSNSTDSLERLLNLCQAIGSQVDELGACLYPPQEILVMKAALEKISGAVGEIQIELERIKGSSEDFVQACTNLKSLIRQLESELGCSNANDLLVPKMENLVVNS; encoded by the exons ATGGGAAGTGAAGGACAAAGAGAGCAATTAAACCATGCTTTAATTGGATATCTCAACACAGTTCATGAAACTCTTCAG GTGTTGGATCAAACAGCAGCCTCATCTTCTGAAAAAGTCAGCTGGAATGAGGTTATTCAAATGGGTGAACAGCTTTCCAAACAAGCCACTATGG TTGGAATGCTTTGGAATGGAGAAAAAGTGGAAGTGAAAGCCCTGGAGGAAAACATGGCTGCATACTTTAATATCCTTCAGGGTCTCCTTCTTCTCTCCCATGGAAGTACTGTGGGAGCAGGGCCTACCCTTGCTTCCTGCATTCATGCATCAGTAAAGCAAGTCGTTGACTGTAGTTTCATGTTAATGAAAGAGTCAGTCTCTTCATATG GTTCTAGCATTAAAACCCAAAATCTATCAATTCCACAGTTGGTAGGCACAGTCTGGGAATCTTGTTCTGCTCTTAAGAAGACCCCTTCAACAAATGTCACTGCAATAGGGCGTGCAATGACTCAGGTCACTGTCTCAATCAAGGATGTTCTTCGCGAAATGAAGGAACTGAAGGCAGCTTCCTCTGATCTGGAAGAGGAATTCAAGGATAAGGCTTCTGAGGAAGCAGAAAGCAAACTTGAGAGTGATGATTCAGATGCTGATGATTTGGGCAATGACCTTTCACCTGAAGAAATGAAGATTGCTCAGTTGTCTACTGCAGTTGTTTCTGAGACACTAGCTGTCGTAAACAAACTTATTCGTGCCATCATAGGCTTACTCAAGCAGGAAAACCAAGGAGCTTTTTCTAATTCCACAGATTCTCTGGAAAGACTATTGAACTTATGCCAAGCTATTGGATCTCAGGTTGACGAGCTTGGAGCTTGTCTCTACCCCCCACAGGAAATCCTTGTGATGAAGGCTGCATTGGAAAAAATTTCTGGAGCTGTTGGTGAAATTCAAATAGAGTTGGAACGTATTAAAGGCTCTTCAGAAGATTTTGTTCAAGCGTGCACAAATTTGAAGAGCCTGATAAGACAGCTAGAATCTGAATTAGGATGCTCTAATGCAAATGATTTGTTAGTTCCTAAAATGGAGAACCTCGTTGTTAATAGCTAG
- the LOC113751728 gene encoding sec-independent protein translocase protein TATC, chloroplastic, producing MGSTSASAALIHNLHLNSSNYFRCLNYSNKISRTSLLVTNQRRASKLKFFSRKECKKFSRVVCCAVEEDVDEKQQEEEFKSAVGSAVEEKPDVASGSGENLFQNDEAGDEGSALYNFLYPSKELLPDDKEMSVFDHLEELRGRIFVSVSAVGAAVLGCFAYSKELIMLLEAPVRSQGVRFLQLGPGEFFFTTLKVSGYCGIVLGSPVILYEIIAFILPGLTRAERRFLGPIVLGSSVLFYSGIAFSYFVLTPAALNFFINYAEGVVESLWSIDQYFEFVLVLMFSTGLSFQVPVIQLLLGQVGLVSGDQMLSIWRYVVVGAVVAAAVLTPSTDPLTQLLLAGPLLGLYLGGAWMVKLTGK from the exons ATGGGGAGCACAAGTGCAAGTGCTGCTCTCATCCATAATCTTCACCTCAACAGCTCAAATTACTTCAGATGTTTAAATTATTCAAATAAAATATCAAGAACATCTTTGCTTGTTACTAACCAAAGAAGAGCATccaagttgaaattttttagTAGAAAAGAGTGCAAGAAATTCAGCAGAGTTGTTTGCTGTGCTGTTGAAGAAGATGTCGATGAAAAGCAACAAGAAGAAGAATTCAAGAGTGCTGTTGGTTCTGCTGTAGAAGAAAAGCCTG ATGTTGCTAGTGGCTCAGGAGAAAATTTATTTCAGAATGACGAAGCTGGTGATGAAGGAAGTGCTCTTTACAATTTTCTTTATCCAAGTAAAGAACTCCTCCCAGATGATAAAGAAATGAGTGTATTTGATCATTTGGAGGAACTGCGTGGGAGAATATTTGTGTCAGTATCGGCGGTAGGAGCTGCTGTCTTAGGATGTTTTGCTTATTCAAAGGAACTCATAATGCTTCTTGAAGCTCCTGTTAGATCACAGGGTGTTCGGTTTCTACAATTAGGTCCTGGCGAATTCTTCTTCACTACATTAAAG GTATCAGGGTATTGTGGCATTGTCTTAGGAAGCCCTGTAATTCTCTATGAGATCATTGCCTTCATTCTTCCAGGCCTAACACGGGCTGAAAGAAGATTTCTAGGCCCAATTGTCCTTGGATCATCAGTTCTATTCTATTCTGGCATTGCCTTCTCCTACTTCGTTCTCACTCCAGCGGCCTTGAATTTCTTTATTAATTATGCTGAAGGAGTTGTAGAATCACTATGGTCTATTGATCAGTACTTTGAATTTGTGCTTGTGCTCATGTTCAGCACGGGGTTGTCATTCCAG gTTCCGGTTATACAACTGTTACTGGGACAGGTTGGTTTAGTATCAGGAGATCAAATGCTATCAATCTGGAGATACGTCGTGGTAGGAGCTGTAGTTGCAGCTGCTGTACTAACACCTTCTACAGATCCACTAACTCAACTACTTCTGGCCGGCCCCCTTTTGGGCCTTTATCTGGGTGGTGCATGGATGGTAAAGCTTACAGGGAAATAA